The nucleotide sequence agagttaaacaccaaaatgcTTAAAATAGATAAACAGAACAAAACCCAATTTttcatttatagggataaactctaattatatgaaaataattcttctttttatttaggtaacttttatagccacttttctaagcctttaGTGCTCTCCAGCGGACTTTTATAGGCTTCACACTAAGTTGCCTGTAACacatgtttaaaacattttatcagcaagaaatactggtgagtgcatcccagtttaatcaaaacaggttttatcattttacagcattgggggcaatctcgcaattacatttgtttatatttctactttaattaccacccacggtactgtcaatccatGACTGGTGATAATGTTACTACTcatagtgtagtaacaaattttgtatacaaaaccccaacataccgacgataattgttgaatacaaatactcaatcaccgttgaatataatttaaaacaattgaggttttgtaaaaacagtttgcaaaaggtttcacaaaaagaggattactcacaaatAGTGAGAGAAAACAAGATGTACTCACACTTCTAGATTTAGGTATTTCTACAGGCTTCCTGGTAATATTATAGCTTCCTGATAATAATGTAGTTTCCTGGTTAATTTAAACATTGCACATGTGTTAGGTAAAATAACCCAAACTGCATTAACCGTACAtctcgagacagaactccaatgactgagtcaggcaaggccttgacatgcattacggagtcctaaatcaatcgggtgtacacacgagacagaattccaatgactgagttgggcagagccgacatgcattacggaatcctagatcaatcatgtagggtaatagcagggttatagtacttacaacgaggcagagcttcgcttcttggggggggggggtatttggcTATATTTTCCGCCTACAAAAATTGAGAGAAAAGAATTGGGAATGATCGGTTGAAATGGCTGATTTCTGTTCCTTATATAGCTAATTCGTGACtccctcgcgccccgcgacgtaGACAAGGCGGGCCATCGCGCCCCCCCAGAGACTAAAAAGGCGGTGTGAGGTTGCTGAGTCACCGGGTGATGTTGACGCGTGTCATGCCACGTGGCATTCGGGGGTGTTCGCCAAGCAAtaggctgtcgcgccccgcgacagcttTGTCTTCGttcgtcgcggcccgcgagcgaagGGCAAATCTTGttttttcttgatttttgcaAGTACGAAGGTATCTCGTGTCCGTTTTTCATGTACGGGATGTATTTGGCAGCGTTTTAGGGTTACATTAAGGGTTCTAGGAGAGCTGTTACATCTGTGGTGGTTACTGAAGGAAGTACGTGGCTTTAATTTTGTTAGATTTGTTGTCATTTCTATTTGCCTACCTATGTTTAGCTATCTTTTGGACATAATAGAAGGGTATCTTAAAAATTTTAGGAGAGTTGTTATAAAAACGACTAATTAGAGTCGTATTTTGTCGGAAAGATTCAACTGAGTAACATGTTCCATTTTTAAAAAAAGCAAAAAAGTGAAATGACCAAATGTGTCAAAAGTATTTGAATGCTTAAAATGTTCTTAAtcgttttattaaaaagaaatcTTATATCATACTTTTTATAATATGTTTTCGCTAGTCATAAACAatacatcaaacattacaaaatgtctatatataaaaaatagaatGCACAAAAGTTGTTGAAACGTTGGACTAACATGACTCATATCCTTTTGACACGTAAAAAAATCACCGTTTTGACATGAACCCATTACAACCTCAGAAAGAAGGAAAAATAAGATTCAAACACTTCATAttagaaaagaaacaaaaatcccaTTACAAATATGTGATTGATCTGAGTAGTTGATAACATTCACCTTACGCATAAATTGTTGTCAAATACAAGAATAAATCGGAAACCACAAGTAATATGTAGAGTATGTGAGTTATAGATCATATAAAAAATTTAAGCatgattattttaaaaaaaatattaaaattataggttttaaaaatataaataatcgaATACAATAACATAATTAACATGCAAATTTGTTTTACCATTCATCGTCTTTTTAAATTCATATGTAtaattaacataaaattttgttttaaCATTCATCATTGTTTCAATTTCATGTGTATATAAATTTCATATGTGTATGCAAATGTAAataacatatataaaataaaatgttaaattaTCTCTTATTGTTAATATCAATGTATACACTACTATGAAGTTGTATTTAATGTGTCTTAAATTCGAAAACATAGAAGCTCTATGGTCAAAGCAAAAGGTTATAAATTCAAGTAGTCAAGAACTTGTTAAATtatatatagagtaaattactattttggcccctgtggtttaACCAGTTTAACTCTTCAGTTtaaaaaggaatcttttaacatATCAGACCCTGACCCTGAGATTGCATTTTATAACAGTTTTGACCCCTAACACTAACAATGTTTCTTTTCTCTAGTTAAGTctaagggtattttggtccttTTATAGCCTAGGGACTGTTTATGTAAGTTATAAAgttcttttattatttatatatttgtgtaattacttaatttttttatttcacgattgagtaaattacaaaactccTCCTTCATGTATGTGTGTTATTACAAATcatgtcctttgtcttcaataattacattaACCATACCTAATGTTTACTAATCCTAACATGTTATATCCTTTACcccaaacccagttaattttatCAGTTAATTGTAGTCATGCGGGACCTACGTGAGGGCATTAATGTCTTTTAACCTACCAATCTTTTTTCCCATTTAAAACCCCAAACAACAACCCTCATTTAGGAAACGAGGAACAAACCCCTGCTTCATCATGTGTACAACTGTCAAATTAGAGCTCTAAGAACCTAATTCAAAAAGGATCTGTAGTTTTCAGAGAGAATGATGTTTACGAAATCGAGAGTTCAGAAGTTACGACGAGATCGGTGTATTCAGTTTTTATGAAAGTGTTGACAGATGGAAGAGATTCAGATAATATGCAAGTTACTGAAGAAAACAATGTCGTTTTCGTTTCATCTCGACGAGTTTCTCCTAAGCCTAAACTCGAATCGACTTCTCGTTTCAAATTATCAGATACAACAATCAACAAAGGTGAATCCGCATATTCGAAGACGTAATTCGAAGAGGATCTACAGGTTTGAGAGAGAATGGTGTGTGTGAAATCGAGAACTCAGAAGTTACGACGAGATCTGAAAGTTCAGTTTTTCCGAAAGTGTTCATAGATGGAAGAGATGCAGATAACCTACAAGTTAATGAAGAAAACGATGTCGTTTCAGTTTCATCTCGACGAGTTTCTCCTAAACCTAAATTCGAATCGACTTCTCGTTTGAAATTATCTGATGCAACAATCAGCGAAGGTGAATCAGTTGCTTCTGGTTTCGACGACGATTTTAACGATCGACGTGTGGAGATTAAGATCCGATGGTTCTGAATCGGTATAATGAGATTGTGAAGATGAAGCTTTGATTTTCTTCTTCCTTGTCTTCATCGTTGTGAGCAGTTACAAAAGCCTAATTGTTCTTCAGATTTGATGTTTTATCTTCAAGCTTGTTCAGGTGTGCAGGTTTTGGAATGAGGGTAGATTAGGGTTATTTTGGGGTTTTAAATCGGGGGGAAAAGATGGGTAGGTTAAAAGACATTAATGTCCTCACGTAGGTCCCACATGACTAcaattaactgagaaaattaaaTAAGTTTGGGGTAAAGGATACAACATGTTAGGATTCGTAAACATTAGGTATGATTAATGTAATTATTGAAGAAAAAGGACATGATTTgcaataacatacatacataaaggacaagttttgtaatttactctttcacgattataaataacaaaataagttttaaatatacaaataaacacatatttctttaacaatttatttttttatatatgctGTTTTAAAAAAGAAATTGTTTTCAACCTTTTTAAAACTGTCTAAtgtatttaaaatcatttttttaaactGTTTAAAATTGTTCTTTTTTAAGtccttcatttttttttaaattgagcAGTTCGTTTTTTACCATTCTTTTTAAAACCATATGTCTTTTAACAATTCATTTCTTAAAGTCGTTCATTTTTAAAACCGTTTATTTTTTAAAGCATCCCATTTATAACCATTTTCGTAAAACGTTTCTTTTATTGTTAAAGCGTTATTCGAATCGTTTATCTTTTTTGAAATCTTCCATTTTTAGACCGTTCGTTTGTTTGAAATTCGTTCATTTTTTAAaccttttatttattaaaaccaTACGCATTTTATAACCTAATATTTTTAACATAATTTTTAGCATCTTTTGCTTTATTTTTATAAGTGCCATTTTTAGATCTTCGAAAAAAATCGTTCgtttgtttaaaattgttcattTTTAAATTTCTTTGATTTTTAAAATCGTTCATTTGTGAATTCCTCTGAGTTTTAAAATTGTtcatttttaagtttatttttgaaTTCGGcaataaataaattatataatacaaatgttaaaaaaagaaaggtaaaaaataaacaattttaAACAAATGAACGGTTTCTTAGAAGATTTTAAAAAACAACAGTTATAAAAAACAAATGTCATTAAAAAATTATCTTAAAAATAGAAGGTTTTTAGTCATCAGAAGGTTTAAAAATGAAGGaatttcaaacaaacaaacagtccAAAAATGGAGGATTTTAAAAAGGAAAAACGATTCAAATAACGCTTTAACAATAAAAGTAACGCTTTACATAAACGGTTCTAAAAGGAACGCTTTAAAAATAAATAGTTTTAAAAAATGAACGACTTTAAAAAATGAATTGTTTAaataaaagtttaaaaaatgtatggtttaaaaaatggtaaaaaattaactgttcaattttttttatagcGAAGGACTTAAAAAAGAACGATTTTAAAAACAAATAGTTTAAAAAGAAACGATTTTAGAAATGATAGACGGTTATAAGAAGGttaaaaaacaaatgtttttaaaaacgacatttataaaaaaactaaggggctgtttggtagcctctgaatggtcattaagaggctacctcttaatggaaccattaagaattttaccaatgagaaggtagaagaatgtaacatgtgatgatttaccattcagaggttacctcttaaccattcaaacttgaggttacctcttattcattcagaggttttaaaccattaagaggtagcatctgaatgatcattaagaggctaccaaacagcccctaattgTTAAAGAAAtatgtatttatttgtatatttaaaacaAATTATTAAAGAAATACGTATTTGTTTGTATATTTAAAACGTATTTTGTTAAATAGTCgtgaaataaagaaataaaaaattaagtaattacacaaataaaaatattaaaagaactttaTAACTTACATAAAAAGCCCCTAACCTATAAAAGGACCATAATATCCTTAGGCTTAATTAGAAAAAACTAACATAATTAGTGTTAGTGGccaaaaccgttataaaatgcaaTCTTATGGCATGATATGTTAAAAAATTCCTTTTTAGATTGAAAGGGTTAAACTGGTTAAAACACATGGGTCAaatagtaatttactcttatttatataatataataattcaAAATTAGCAAGTTTATTTTTCAGTCAACGAGCATTTAGGGGGAGCGGGGCACCCTCGGTGACCCCGTGCGGGGACCAATTTCGCCGATCGGGGCGGTGCCGCCATCCAGGCGGGGAGCCAAATCGGGGACCATGATCGGGGAGGAGGCACCGAagaggggaggagagagaaggtgggccccccattcaatcaaccaatgattttttttctttttttttaataaaaaacaagtcacctaagaggggagtgccgccatcaaattggggtgtgaggggagtttaagaggggacttgacgtggcataacctgattggatgtgcgtaagagaggggactcccctcttaggggagtgccccccTCACCCTTAATATCAAATCTCTTGCCATCACTTTTCAAATGTTTAATCAATTTAAAGATAAGGGTGAAGGGTATAGTCAAACACCTTTGAGTGAAATCCTAGCCAGTAATATTATGCCATGTCAACTCCTCATTTCACTcctcattttgcactcaatcagagGGTATAGTCAAACACCCTAGGGTGTtagagttatatattttttattttctagaaattattcataaataaacaaaacatattaaaaaatataaaaacaaaggtacttttaattaaaatataaaaacgCATTACATAAGAAAAAACCTaacttaaaatataaaaataaatttaaaaaaaaactaatttaaaatataaaaataaattaaaaaaaaaaacctaatttaACCATTCGTCGTCAGAATCCGCTAAAAGGTGGGGTAAATCTTGTTCTCCAAGATGCTCCACAAGATCATATTTTAGTCTATAGTGCGTATCTTCATCAATGAGCTCGTTATAAACAGTGTCTTCGAAAACGGGCTCGACTGGAGGATCCCGAATATGTACCGGTGCAATCGCGTTTCCGTCGTCTTTTAGAATCATATTATGCATAATAATGCACGCATATACGACCATCCTAATTTTTTTAACACTCGTAGAACGCATCGGGCGATGAAGTATATGCCATTTtgcctttaaaacaccaaaagcccgctccacgtcttttcttgccgcctcgtgttgcctcttgaacttctTTTCTTTCACAATGTGAGGATACGGAAATgatttcacaaacacggaccaagTAGGGTAGATTCCATCAGTAAGATAGTATCCACGCTTGTACAAGTGGTTGTTCACGTAAAATGGGCATTTTGGTGCAGTTCCATTTCGCTTAGTaagaaataacggagattgttggagcacgttgatgtcgttttgtgaacctgctggaccacaaaaagcatgccaaatccataaatgcTGAGAGGCCACCGCCTCGAGCATAACTGTCGGGGTGACTGTGATCCCCCCCTCATATATTGACCCCGCAACTCCGTTGGACACATTCTCCAAACAAAATGTGTACAATCAAGACTACCCAATATCCCAGGAAGGTGATGTTTCTCCTCATGAGCTTGGTACAAGAGCGCAACGTCGTGGCTAGTAGGTCTACGTAAAAACTCGGAAGCGTATAAATTACATACCGGTTCGCAAAAATATTCTAGACTTTCTCGTGAAGTCCTTGTGGACATATTTAAATACTCATCGAACTCGTCTGGAGCGTTGTCGGTTGCTAGTTGCTTAATCGCTGAAGTAACTTTTTGAATCGATGTAAAACTCTTCCTACCACTAGCATCCGCGACGTCTTGAAACCACGAGTTATTCGCTTGCACGTCActcaaaatttttaaaaacaacCTTTTGGACATACGAAACCTTTGACGAAAAACATCTTCGTTGAATACGGGCTCCTCGACAAAATAATCTCTCATAAGGTTGTCGTGACATTTCACTCGATCTCGATGGACAGTTTTCCTTTTTCTAGAAGTGCCCGTATCTTCCAGTTGAGCGGCTTCGTTAATAAGATTTTGGAAAAAAATTAAACTACTATCGCTCGAGGAAGAATCATCGTCTTCACTAATATCAATCGGAAGGAATAGCGATGGTATATCATCCATTGAAAAAATAGGAgtgatgattttttttaaaaaaataaaattggaTGGAGAAGAGTTGTGTATTTTAAATTGATTGGAAATATgggtatttatattaaaaattctAACGGTCGTAAATAAATTCAAACGGTCAAATAACGTTCAAACTATTAAAAAAATGGGTCAAAAATCAGTCACTTCAATAGGTGAACACTCACCGAATCTTGTCTTCTCTCTCCTGCTCACCGATAGCCTTGAAATGGAGGGTGTAGTCACCGAATCGGTGACTCAAGTCACCGCACAACTCAAACATCCTTATATCCTCCACCCTAAGATGAATTGTATTAAAAATGATTCTAATTACCATTACCATATAATATAACCCAACTTTACATGTATAGATTTAAAGTTACATATAATAATAATCTCAAATACCAACCAGAAcagaaaaaataataattttccaCAACAAGAATAAGATAAATTGTATTAAAAACGATTCTAATTACCATTACCATATAATATAATCCAACTTTACTTGTATAGATTTAAAGTTACATATAATAATAATCTCAAATACCAACCACAGAAAAAATAACAATATCCCACAACAAGAATAAGATAAATTGTATTAAAAAACGATTCTAATTACCATATAATATAACCCAACTTTACTTGTATAGATTTAAAGTTACATATAATAACAATCTCAAATACCAACCAGgacagaaaaaaaaataatttccCACAACAAGAAAAACATGAACAAGCCCAAAAAGCTAACAATTGGATGAAAGCGTAAATAATTGTAGAGACTACACTAACCATCCTCACATGACCAATATGTACGTGTCGATTCAAGTAACCCATCATGGTTAAACACACTGGGCCCCATTTCCCAACACCATTAAAGTCACCCTCTAAACCTTTAACAAACCACCACTCACATTTACTCTACCGACGAACCCACCCCTTTTTTCCAAAATGAAGTCCCCTGAACTTTACCAGTCCCCGTTTTCCGGTCAGATCGCCAGAAACACCGGCGGCGTACGGCGGTCATCCCTCTCCATCGCTTCCGACGCTTTCATTTTCTTCTCCGGCGCCGTCGCCGCACTTCTTCTCGTCTGGACTTTCTCCACTTTCTCAAACCCTCAACCTCAAACTCCACAAACTCATAACTTTGAGACACCGGTTTCTGATCCTAAACGCTCTGTTTCTGTCACAGATGATGTTTGTGCGGTTAATTCTAACGGGTTAAATTTCCGGTACGACCCGCCCGACCCGAATTTCTACGATGACCCGACACTCGGGTACACGATCGACACTCCGATAAAAAACTGGGACGAGAAGAGACAAGAGTGGTTGAAACAACACCCGTCGTTTGCTTCGGGTTCTGAACAACGGGTGGTAATGGTAACCGGGTCACAATCCGACCCGTGTAAGAACCCGATAGGGGATCATTTACTGTTACggttttacaaaaacaaagtAGACTACTGTCGGATCCACGGGTACGACATATTCTACAACAACGTTTTACTCCACCCACAAATGCACACTTTCTGGGCCAAAATCCCAGCGGTGAAAGCCGCAATGTTGGCCCACCCGGAATCCGAGTGGATATGGTGGGTCGACTCAGACGCGGCTTTCACCGACATGGACTTTAAAATACCGTTACAACGGTACAAAAACCACAATTTTGTCGTACACGGGTGGCCCAAGCTGATATACGAGAAGAAAAGCTGGACTAGCTTAAACGCGGGTGTGTTTTTGATCCGAAATAGTCAATGGGCGCTTGATTTTATGGATGTTTGGGCGGGTATGGGTCCTCAGACTCCGAGTTATGAAAAATGGGGCGAGATTTTGAGAGAGACATGCAAAGATAAAGCATTCCCAGAGTCCGATGATCAAACGGGTCTGGTATacttattattaaaagaaaaagaaaaatgggGGGATAAAATATACGTGGAAGGTGAATATTATTTCGAAGGGTATTGGCTGGAAATTGTGGAAACATTAGACAACATAACGGCTATATACAACAATATTGAGAGAAAGGTGCGTAGTTTAAGGAGGCGGCATGGAGAGAAGGTGAGTGAGAGCTATGCTGCGCAGTGGGAGCCGTACTTGAAAGATGCTGGGTACGGGAAGTTTAGCTGGCGACGGCCGTTTATTACGCATTTTACTGGGTGTCAGCCGTGTAGTGGAAAACACAATCAGATGTATTCCGGGCAGAGTTGTTGGGATGCTATGCAAAAGGTTTTGAATTTTGCTGATAATCAGGTTTTGCGTAATTATGGGTTTATGCATCGTGATTTACTGGATTCTGCGTCTGTTTCGCCTCTGCCGTTCGATTATCCAGCTTGATTGTAAGTACAGTTACTGGTTTTTTAAGtattatttgtttttttgttAACTAAATACTTAATTTTCAATTTAAGACGTATGTTAAAGTTGGTTTAGCTATTTttattgtttgtttgtgtgttgaGTAAGATTAGATTATAGGTATAGTTTTATTTTGAATTAGTGTGATTGTCTAGTTAAAGGAACACGTGTGCGTATACCGACAAATCTACCAATACAAGTACCAATTGATTATGTAGACATAATATTATTAGAATCTGTGTATAAAAAAAGACTCGCAAGAGGCTAGAAAGCtgattttattttttgttttagttggagaatatatattaatatttttacGTGGTGATTGCAGATGGAAGCTGAGGAGAAAAGCAAAAGGGGGTGTTTTTATTATATTAGTATTTTTATTATACTATTGCTTTCTCCTTttgctttttttatttttgtttctaTATAAATATAGAAGTGCTGCTGCAATTTAGtttgtgtatatttttatgaCTTTAATTTGATGAATCTTTGTTTTCATCACATCTTCAGTTTGTTTATAaactagtagatgccccgcccgcgttgcggggcgatggccgattAAAAAAAGACTATTTTTGCtagcgaaaaaaaaaaaaaaaaaaaaaaaacgatgataagaccgtagtaaaccaattaaaacaaaaaacctttatagttttggtaaaaaaaaaaactaaaacgatggggaaaacgtaatttttaactgaggatCAAATCATAAATTTAATTCGGATATAAATTGTAAACTAAATGGACCAACGGGGGAGTACCAGGAAGTTGCCGGaacgactgtaattttacactgggggcaaaattgtaatgtcactaggaaaacaaacaaaaacgatgggaAAATGTAAAGTTAAgttgagggtaaaatcgtaacctggctgtgagaaaaaaaactaatggcaaaactataattttatacggggcaaaatcgtaattttgaaccgagcgcaaaattggaatttttagccaggagcaaaagcgtaaatttatttttaagtgggggtaaaaacataattttgaactgatgggaaaatcgaattttaagggaaaaaaactaatggcaaaaatGTAAATTGAAATGGGGCAAAATCGTATTTTTTTAACCGGGGgtaaaattgaaatatttagctgggagcaaaagcgtaaatttagtTTTAAACAGGGGCGAAAATATaaatttgaactgatggcaaaagcGTGATTTTAAATcaggataaaatcgtaa is from Helianthus annuus cultivar XRQ/B chromosome 9, HanXRQr2.0-SUNRISE, whole genome shotgun sequence and encodes:
- the LOC110878363 gene encoding putative glycosyltransferase 7 isoform X2, with the protein product MKSPELYQSPFSGQIARNTGGVRRSSLSIASDAFIFFSGAVAALLLVWTFSTFSNPQPQTPQTHNFETPVSDPKRSVSVTDDVCAVNSNGLNFRYDPPDPNFYDDPTLGYTIDTPIKNWDEKRQEWLKQHPSFASGSEQRVVMVTGSQSDPCKNPIGDHLLLRFYKNKVDYCRIHGYDIFYNNVLLHPQMHTFTDMDFKIPLQRYKNHNFVVHGWPKLIYEKKSWTSLNAGVFLIRNSQWALDFMDVWAGMGPQTPSYEKWGEILRETCKDKAFPESDDQTGLVYLLLKEKEKWGDKIYVEGEYYFEGYWLEIVETLDNITAIYNNIERKVRSLRRRHGEKVSESYAAQWEPYLKDAGYGKFSWRRPFITHFTGCQPCSGKHNQMYSGQSCWDAMQKVLNFADNQVLRNYGFMHRDLLDSASVSPLPFDYPA
- the LOC110876199 gene encoding uncharacterized protein LOC110876199; the encoded protein is MDDIPSLFLPIDISEDDDSSSSDSSLIFFQNLINEAAQLEDTGTSRKRKTVHRDRVKCHDNLMRDYFVEEPVFNEDVFRQRFRMSKRLFLKILSDVQANNSWFQDVADASGRKSFTSIQKVTSAIKQLATDNAPDEFDEYLNMSTRTSRESLEYFCEPVCNLYASEFLRRPTSHDVALLYQAHEEKHHLPGILGSLDYDGNAIAPVHIRDPPVEPVFEDTVYNELIDEDTHYRLKYDLVEHLGEQDLPHLLADSDDEWLN
- the LOC110878363 gene encoding putative glycosyltransferase 7 isoform X1 — encoded protein: MKSPELYQSPFSGQIARNTGGVRRSSLSIASDAFIFFSGAVAALLLVWTFSTFSNPQPQTPQTHNFETPVSDPKRSVSVTDDVCAVNSNGLNFRYDPPDPNFYDDPTLGYTIDTPIKNWDEKRQEWLKQHPSFASGSEQRVVMVTGSQSDPCKNPIGDHLLLRFYKNKVDYCRIHGYDIFYNNVLLHPQMHTFWAKIPAVKAAMLAHPESEWIWWVDSDAAFTDMDFKIPLQRYKNHNFVVHGWPKLIYEKKSWTSLNAGVFLIRNSQWALDFMDVWAGMGPQTPSYEKWGEILRETCKDKAFPESDDQTGLVYLLLKEKEKWGDKIYVEGEYYFEGYWLEIVETLDNITAIYNNIERKVRSLRRRHGEKVSESYAAQWEPYLKDAGYGKFSWRRPFITHFTGCQPCSGKHNQMYSGQSCWDAMQKVLNFADNQVLRNYGFMHRDLLDSASVSPLPFDYPA